A single region of the Candidatus Methylomirabilota bacterium genome encodes:
- the queF gene encoding preQ(1) synthase, whose amino-acid sequence SMSAPEFTCVCPRTGQPDFATIRIRYVPDQHLVELKSLKLYLWSYRDEGAFHEDVTNRILNDFVAAARPRWAEVVGDFNVRGGIKTEVRATHGKRPEM is encoded by the coding sequence TCCATGAGCGCGCCCGAGTTCACGTGCGTCTGCCCGAGGACCGGCCAGCCGGACTTCGCCACGATCCGGATCCGCTACGTGCCCGACCAGCACCTGGTGGAGCTCAAGTCGCTGAAGCTCTACCTGTGGTCGTATCGAGACGAGGGCGCCTTCCACGAGGACGTGACCAACCGCATCCTCAACGACTTCGTGGCGGCGGCCCGGCCTCGCTGGGCCGAAGTGGTGGGCGACTTCAACGTGCGGGGCGGCATCAAGACCGAAGTCCGGGCGACTCACGGCAAGCGCCCGGAGATGTAG
- a CDS encoding NAD(P)/FAD-dependent oxidoreductase yields the protein MDVAIVGGGPAGLLVAERCAEAGLDVILFEEHPAVGEPTHCTGIVSLETADFAKIPDEAILNRLSRARLHGPGGVAHELSWDGGPRDQILAIDRGVFDAMLAQRATDAGAVIRSATRVTEVLVDSAGVQLTAGPARVRARACVLACGVSYRLQRDLGLGVPAQLVQTAQLEVEAGGEDHVDIFFGRAVAPDGFGWVVPVRRGGRERVKVGVMANADAGTALERLLARPEVGRRLRDEPAGMLRRLLPLTRIERTYGDRVLVVGDAAGFTKPTTGGGIFYSLLSASLAAETLVEALQEGRLDAGGLRRYERRWQERLGQELRVSGWVRDIVSRLDDEGIDLLLDALAQDDVQAIIRGTARFNWHAEVIVTLASRTGLVGVLLRALL from the coding sequence ATGGACGTCGCCATCGTGGGCGGCGGCCCTGCCGGGCTGCTCGTCGCCGAGCGCTGCGCTGAAGCCGGCCTCGATGTCATCCTCTTCGAGGAGCACCCTGCCGTCGGCGAGCCCACCCACTGCACGGGCATCGTCTCGCTCGAGACGGCCGACTTCGCCAAGATTCCCGACGAGGCGATCCTCAACCGCCTGAGCCGTGCGCGCCTGCACGGGCCCGGCGGCGTCGCCCACGAGCTCTCCTGGGACGGCGGCCCGCGCGATCAGATCCTGGCCATCGATCGAGGCGTCTTCGACGCCATGCTCGCTCAGCGGGCGACCGACGCCGGCGCGGTCATCCGCTCCGCCACCCGGGTCACCGAGGTGCTGGTGGACAGCGCCGGCGTGCAGCTGACGGCGGGCCCGGCCCGGGTGAGGGCTCGAGCCTGCGTGCTGGCCTGCGGGGTGTCGTACCGTTTGCAGCGCGACCTGGGGCTCGGTGTGCCCGCACAGCTCGTGCAGACAGCGCAGCTCGAGGTCGAGGCCGGCGGCGAGGATCACGTCGATATCTTCTTCGGCCGGGCTGTCGCGCCTGACGGCTTCGGCTGGGTGGTGCCGGTCAGGCGAGGGGGCCGCGAGCGGGTCAAGGTCGGTGTCATGGCCAACGCCGACGCCGGCACGGCGCTCGAGCGCCTGCTCGCCCGACCTGAAGTCGGCCGCCGCCTGCGGGACGAGCCGGCGGGCATGCTGCGCCGCCTGCTGCCGCTCACGCGCATCGAGCGGACGTATGGCGACCGCGTCCTGGTCGTCGGGGACGCGGCCGGCTTCACCAAACCCACCACGGGGGGAGGCATCTTCTACAGCCTGCTCAGCGCCTCGCTGGCGGCCGAGACCCTCGTGGAGGCGCTCCAGGAGGGGCGGCTCGATGCCGGCGGCCTGCGCCGCTACGAGCGGCGGTGGCAGGAGCGGCTCGGCCAGGAGCTGCGGGTGTCCGGCTGGGTCAGGGACATCGTCAGCCGGCTGGATGACGAGGGGATCGACCTCCTGCTCGACGCGCTGGCCCAGGACGACGTGCAAGCCATCATCCGGGGTACCGCTCGGTTCAACTGGCACGCCGAGGTCATCGTCACGCTGGCCTCGCGCACGGGTCTGGTCGGCGTGTTGCTGCGCGCGCTGCTTTAA